In Propionicimonas paludicola, a single window of DNA contains:
- the dapC gene encoding succinyldiaminopimelate transaminase encodes MSPALAGRLPDFPWDSLAEAKRTAAAHPDGLVDLSVGTPVDPTPGLIRAALEASSDAPGYPATWGTPALRTAIIGYLERRWAAHGLTETGVLPVIGTKELVALLPLLLGVGPNDTVVIPSVAYPTYQVGAQVVGAQVVPCDDPARAAELRPALIWINSPANPHGAILSADQTRAWVDAARSVGAVLAADECYGEFGWTAEPVSVLDPAVNGGSLDGLLAVHSLSKRSNLAGYRAGFVAGDPTVVGPMLEARKNLGLMLPTPVQAAMVAALDDAEHVAEQRERYLRRRALLAPALVAAGYRIEHSEGSLYLWCTRDEDCRASVAHLAGLGILVAPGDFYGQDSRRFVRVALTATDERIAAAAARLHAAG; translated from the coding sequence GTGAGCCCGGCGCTGGCCGGCCGGCTGCCGGACTTCCCCTGGGATTCGCTGGCCGAGGCCAAGCGCACCGCTGCCGCACACCCGGACGGACTGGTCGACCTGTCGGTGGGCACCCCGGTGGATCCGACTCCGGGCCTGATCCGGGCCGCTCTGGAGGCGTCCTCGGACGCTCCGGGCTATCCGGCGACCTGGGGTACCCCCGCTCTGCGGACGGCCATCATCGGCTACCTGGAACGGCGTTGGGCGGCCCACGGGCTGACCGAGACCGGCGTGCTGCCGGTGATCGGCACCAAGGAGCTGGTGGCACTGCTGCCGCTGCTGCTCGGGGTGGGTCCTAACGACACCGTGGTGATCCCGAGCGTGGCCTACCCGACCTATCAGGTCGGCGCCCAGGTGGTCGGCGCCCAGGTGGTGCCCTGTGACGACCCGGCGCGGGCCGCAGAACTGCGTCCGGCGCTGATCTGGATCAACTCCCCGGCCAACCCGCACGGCGCGATCCTTTCCGCTGACCAGACTCGGGCCTGGGTGGACGCGGCTCGCTCGGTCGGTGCCGTGCTGGCCGCCGACGAGTGCTACGGCGAGTTCGGCTGGACCGCAGAGCCGGTCTCGGTGCTCGATCCCGCGGTCAACGGCGGCTCCCTGGACGGGCTGCTGGCCGTCCATTCGCTCTCGAAGCGCTCCAATCTGGCCGGCTACCGAGCCGGCTTCGTGGCTGGTGATCCGACAGTGGTCGGCCCGATGCTGGAGGCTCGCAAGAACCTGGGCCTGATGCTGCCGACCCCGGTGCAGGCGGCCATGGTGGCCGCCCTGGACGATGCCGAACACGTCGCCGAGCAGCGTGAACGCTACCTGCGCCGCCGGGCGCTGCTGGCCCCGGCACTGGTCGCGGCCGGCTACCGGATCGAGCATTCCGAGGGTTCGCTGTACCTGTGGTGCACCCGGGACGAGGACTGCCGGGCCAGCGTGGCCCACCTGGCCGGGCTGGGCATCCTGGTGGCCCCGGGCGACTTCTACGGGCAGGACAGTCGCCGTTTCGTCCGGGTGGCGCTGACCGCTACCGACGAGCGGATCGCGGCGGCCGCGGCCCGCCTGCACGCGGCCGGCTGA
- the fdxA gene encoding ferredoxin — protein sequence MAYVIAAPCVDVKDRACVEECPVDCIYEGNRMLYIQPDECVDCGACEPVCPTEAIFYEDDLPKDQAEYLEVNSEFFAEIGSPGGAAKFGVVDYDHPVVVALPPQA from the coding sequence ATGGCTTACGTCATCGCTGCGCCGTGCGTCGATGTGAAGGATCGGGCCTGTGTTGAGGAGTGCCCGGTCGATTGCATCTACGAGGGTAACCGCATGCTCTACATCCAGCCGGATGAGTGCGTCGACTGCGGAGCGTGTGAGCCGGTCTGCCCGACCGAGGCGATCTTCTACGAGGACGACCTGCCCAAGGACCAGGCTGAGTACCTCGAGGTGAACTCCGAGTTCTTCGCCGAGATCGGCTCCCCGGGCGGTGCCGCCAAATTCGGTGTCGTCGACTACGACCACCCGGTGGTTGTCGCGCTGCCGCCGCAGGCGTGA
- a CDS encoding VanW family protein, producing the protein MARAKSKRMSMTARVGIGTVVGLVVLLGGAYLVGHQLAGDRVPRHTSVSEVALGGLTAAQAQAKLTSEFGPKLDGQLVLTAGDTTVSFTPADAGLAVDYPATVAGLGAGGSWNPVDILTVLFGGGAHQPVLTVDQTKLAAQISALAKQVDVPAVSASVGYEAGKPVTTESAPGTLLDRDQTARTVQAEFLTRKTIAATVVPAPPEVTTEQAEQVAEKLALTAISAPVSVQVGDAGKLTISPALIAETLTFEGRTGMLVPVFDTKALVKKLDPALNKIGLDQPRDATVTIAKGKPRVVPAKDGEGIDPTELGSVLAEAVLKPEGRTGAVSVSSRPAGFTTQQAQASGVKKVIGKFTTYFPGTTYRYNNIGKAAKLINGTFLKPGETFSMNQTLGKRTKQAGWMAGGAIDGGKIVERLGGGISQATTTTFNAIFFAGLEDIYHKPHSLYFNRYPVGREATLDWVSVDMKFRNDSPYGVVLQAWITGRPGSQGSVTVQVWSTQRYTIKTTTPVRSNYRAPGPTVYDESEGCKPQNAMSGFDVKFDRLFYQGKRLVKREPFKWRYNSLTPVVCGAKPKG; encoded by the coding sequence GTGGCCAGAGCCAAGTCCAAGCGGATGTCGATGACTGCCCGAGTCGGCATCGGCACTGTCGTGGGCCTTGTGGTACTCCTCGGCGGCGCCTACCTGGTCGGGCACCAACTGGCCGGAGACCGCGTCCCGCGGCACACCAGCGTCAGTGAGGTCGCCCTGGGTGGGCTCACGGCCGCCCAGGCGCAGGCGAAGCTCACGTCCGAGTTCGGGCCCAAGCTGGACGGCCAACTGGTGCTCACCGCAGGCGACACCACCGTCAGCTTCACTCCGGCGGACGCCGGTCTGGCCGTGGACTACCCGGCCACCGTGGCCGGCCTCGGGGCCGGCGGAAGCTGGAACCCGGTGGACATCCTGACCGTCCTGTTCGGCGGTGGCGCCCATCAGCCGGTGCTCACCGTCGACCAGACCAAGCTGGCCGCGCAGATCTCCGCGCTGGCCAAGCAGGTGGATGTCCCGGCAGTCTCGGCGAGCGTCGGCTACGAGGCAGGCAAGCCGGTGACGACCGAGAGCGCGCCCGGGACCCTGCTCGATCGGGATCAGACCGCACGCACGGTGCAAGCTGAGTTTCTGACCAGGAAGACGATTGCGGCCACCGTGGTCCCCGCACCGCCGGAGGTCACCACCGAGCAGGCCGAGCAGGTCGCCGAGAAGCTGGCCCTGACCGCGATCTCGGCCCCGGTCAGTGTGCAGGTCGGCGATGCCGGAAAGCTGACGATCAGTCCGGCGCTGATCGCCGAGACCCTCACCTTCGAAGGCCGGACCGGCATGTTGGTCCCGGTGTTCGACACCAAAGCGCTGGTGAAGAAGCTTGATCCGGCGCTGAACAAGATCGGGCTCGATCAGCCGCGCGACGCCACCGTCACCATCGCCAAGGGCAAGCCGAGGGTCGTCCCGGCCAAGGACGGCGAGGGGATCGATCCGACCGAACTCGGCTCAGTACTCGCCGAGGCGGTCCTCAAGCCCGAGGGACGCACCGGCGCGGTGTCGGTCTCGTCCCGTCCGGCCGGCTTTACCACCCAGCAAGCCCAGGCCAGCGGGGTGAAGAAGGTGATCGGCAAGTTCACCACCTACTTCCCCGGCACCACCTACCGCTACAACAACATCGGCAAGGCCGCCAAGCTGATCAACGGCACCTTCCTCAAGCCGGGCGAGACCTTCAGCATGAACCAGACTCTCGGCAAGCGAACCAAGCAGGCCGGTTGGATGGCCGGGGGAGCGATCGACGGCGGCAAGATCGTCGAGCGGCTCGGCGGCGGCATCTCGCAGGCCACGACGACCACCTTCAACGCCATCTTCTTCGCCGGCCTCGAGGACATCTATCACAAGCCGCACTCGCTGTACTTCAACCGCTACCCGGTCGGCCGTGAGGCGACCCTGGACTGGGTAAGCGTGGACATGAAGTTCCGCAACGACTCGCCGTACGGGGTGGTCCTGCAGGCCTGGATCACCGGACGCCCGGGCAGCCAGGGCTCGGTGACCGTGCAGGTGTGGTCCACCCAGCGCTACACGATCAAGACCACCACCCCGGTGCGCAGCAACTATCGCGCTCCCGGCCCGACCGTCTACGACGAGTCGGAGGGCTGCAAGCCGCAGAACGCCATGAGCGGCTTCGACGTGAAGTTCGATCGGCTCTTCTATCAGGGCAAGAGGCTGGTCAAGCGGGAGCCGTTCAAGTGGCGCTACAACTCGCTGACCCCGGTGGTCTGCGGCGCCAAGCCGAAGGGCTAG
- a CDS encoding DMT family transporter: protein MPTARSARRTRANLLLLLASAIWGFAFVAQRVGAAHVGPLTFNAVRFGLGALVVLAVIWWRSRRVGLSRERDRRAWAGALVPGVAAGIALTIASNLQQTAMSSVPAGNAAFITGLYMVFVPLIAAFRGHRSSGSTVLGVVSSVIGLYLIAVTDDLTIGSGEWLLILSTLVWAGQILVIDHYGKVSALRLAAVQFIVCSVLSGLGALVIDPAPFTGIDQAIIPILYGGILSVGIAFTLQVVGQRDALATHASLIMAMESVFGAIGGAVLLGESLGLRGFIGAILMVGGIVISQWGLARQSAAIAPDREPVAT, encoded by the coding sequence TTGCCCACGGCACGCAGCGCTCGCCGCACTCGGGCCAACCTGCTGCTCCTGCTCGCCTCGGCGATCTGGGGTTTCGCCTTCGTCGCTCAGCGAGTGGGAGCGGCCCACGTGGGGCCGCTCACCTTCAACGCTGTGCGCTTCGGCCTAGGTGCCTTGGTGGTGCTGGCCGTCATCTGGTGGCGCTCCCGTCGGGTCGGCTTGTCCCGCGAGCGGGACCGGCGGGCCTGGGCGGGTGCGCTCGTGCCCGGCGTGGCCGCCGGCATCGCGCTGACCATTGCCAGCAACCTGCAGCAGACAGCCATGAGCAGTGTCCCTGCGGGGAATGCGGCCTTCATCACCGGGCTGTACATGGTGTTCGTCCCGCTGATCGCCGCATTCCGGGGACACCGCAGCAGCGGGTCGACGGTGCTGGGGGTCGTCTCGTCGGTGATCGGGCTCTACCTGATCGCCGTCACCGACGACCTCACCATCGGCTCGGGTGAGTGGCTGCTGATTCTCTCCACGCTGGTGTGGGCCGGCCAGATTCTGGTGATCGATCACTACGGCAAGGTCTCGGCGTTGCGCCTGGCCGCCGTGCAGTTCATCGTCTGCTCGGTGTTGTCCGGGCTCGGCGCTCTGGTCATCGATCCGGCACCGTTCACCGGCATCGATCAGGCGATCATCCCGATCCTGTATGGCGGGATCCTCAGCGTCGGCATCGCCTTCACCCTGCAGGTCGTGGGCCAGCGGGACGCCTTGGCCACCCACGCGTCGCTGATCATGGCCATGGAGTCGGTCTTCGGTGCGATCGGTGGCGCGGTGTTGCTGGGTGAGTCGCTGGGCCTGCGCGGCTTCATCGGCGCGATCTTGATGGTCGGTGGCATCGTCATCTCGCAGTGGGGGTTGGCTCGCCAGTCTGCGGCCATTGCTCCTGACCGGGAGCCGGTCGCCACGTAG
- the tkt gene encoding transketolase produces MTEFTWTELDARAVDTARILAADAVEKVGNGHPGTAISMAPLAYLLYQKVMRHDPADPKWLGRDRFVLSIGHSSLTQYNQLFLAGFGLELDDLKALRTEGSLTPGHPEYGHTAGVEVTTGPLGAGVANAVGFAMAARRERALLDPNTPLDQPSPFDHFVYAIAGDGCMQEGPAAEASSLAATQELGNLILFYDDNRISIEGDTKIAFTEDVAARYAAYGWHVQHVDWTNGGTGYTENVQALYEAIEAAKAVTDKPSFIKLTTVIGWPLPTKAGHHSIHGSKIGAEEIAALKSLLGFDPEVAFPAEPEVLAHTRGQAAARAAAAKAEWTPRFEAWRSANPEQSTLFQRLLAKELPDLSGVLPVYPAGKKATRAASGEVLSALAGAVPELWGGSADLAGSNNTTMKGEKSFLPPDRSSHDFSGDFGGRTLHFGIREHAMGNVLNAINTGLTRAYGGTFLVFADYMRGAVRLAALQKIPSIFVWTHDSIGVGEDGPTHQPIEHVASLRIIPGLDVIRPADANETAQAWAQVLAHTDRPSALILSRQDLPIIDRDAPGVAPASDLAKGAYTLLDAEGELRVVLIATGSEVQLAVAARELLQAKGIGTRVVSAPCLEWFEAQSAEYRASVLPASAAKVAIEAGVPYGWRDYVGANGEIVGIDHFGESAAGDRLFAKYGFTAENVVAKAELALARLG; encoded by the coding sequence ATGACCGAATTCACCTGGACGGAACTCGACGCCCGGGCGGTGGACACCGCTCGGATTCTGGCGGCAGATGCCGTAGAGAAGGTCGGGAACGGACACCCCGGAACCGCGATTTCGATGGCCCCGCTGGCCTACCTGCTCTACCAGAAGGTGATGCGGCACGACCCGGCCGACCCGAAGTGGCTGGGCCGCGATCGCTTCGTCCTGTCCATCGGACACTCCTCGCTGACCCAGTACAACCAGCTCTTCCTGGCCGGTTTCGGGCTGGAGCTGGACGACCTGAAGGCGCTGCGCACCGAGGGCTCGCTCACCCCGGGCCACCCCGAGTACGGCCACACGGCCGGCGTCGAGGTCACCACTGGCCCGCTGGGCGCCGGTGTGGCCAATGCCGTCGGCTTCGCCATGGCGGCTCGCCGCGAGCGCGCCCTGCTCGACCCGAACACCCCGCTGGATCAGCCCAGCCCGTTCGACCACTTCGTCTACGCCATCGCCGGTGACGGCTGTATGCAGGAGGGCCCGGCGGCCGAGGCGTCCTCGCTGGCCGCCACCCAGGAACTGGGCAACCTGATCCTGTTCTACGACGACAACCGGATCTCGATCGAGGGTGACACCAAGATCGCCTTCACCGAGGACGTCGCGGCCCGCTACGCCGCCTACGGCTGGCACGTTCAGCACGTCGACTGGACCAACGGCGGCACCGGCTATACCGAGAACGTCCAGGCCCTCTACGAGGCCATCGAGGCGGCCAAGGCCGTCACCGACAAGCCCAGCTTCATCAAGCTGACCACCGTGATCGGCTGGCCGTTGCCCACCAAGGCCGGCCACCACAGCATCCACGGTTCCAAGATCGGTGCCGAGGAGATCGCGGCCCTGAAGTCGCTGCTCGGCTTCGACCCGGAGGTCGCCTTCCCGGCCGAGCCCGAGGTGCTGGCCCACACCCGCGGTCAGGCTGCGGCCCGCGCTGCGGCCGCCAAGGCCGAGTGGACGCCCCGCTTCGAGGCCTGGCGTTCGGCCAACCCCGAGCAGTCCACCCTTTTCCAGCGGCTGCTGGCCAAGGAACTGCCGGACCTGTCCGGCGTGCTGCCGGTCTACCCGGCCGGAAAGAAGGCCACCCGGGCCGCCTCCGGCGAGGTGCTCTCGGCGCTGGCCGGGGCCGTCCCGGAGCTGTGGGGCGGATCTGCCGACCTGGCCGGCTCGAACAACACCACCATGAAGGGTGAGAAGTCCTTCCTGCCCCCGGACCGGTCCAGCCACGACTTCTCCGGCGACTTCGGTGGACGCACCCTGCACTTCGGCATCCGTGAGCACGCCATGGGCAATGTGCTCAACGCCATCAACACCGGCCTCACCCGCGCCTACGGCGGCACCTTCCTGGTCTTCGCCGACTACATGCGTGGTGCCGTCCGGTTGGCCGCGCTGCAGAAGATCCCGAGCATCTTCGTCTGGACCCACGACTCCATCGGAGTCGGCGAGGACGGCCCGACCCACCAGCCGATCGAGCACGTGGCCAGCCTGCGGATCATCCCGGGCCTGGACGTGATTCGGCCGGCCGACGCCAACGAGACCGCGCAGGCGTGGGCGCAGGTGCTCGCGCACACCGATCGTCCCAGCGCACTGATCCTGTCCCGTCAGGACCTGCCGATCATCGATCGGGACGCTCCCGGAGTGGCTCCGGCCAGCGATCTGGCCAAGGGTGCTTACACCCTGCTGGATGCCGAGGGTGAACTCAGGGTCGTCCTGATCGCCACCGGCTCCGAGGTGCAGCTGGCCGTCGCGGCTCGCGAGCTGCTGCAGGCCAAGGGGATCGGCACCCGGGTGGTGTCGGCGCCGTGCCTGGAGTGGTTCGAGGCTCAGTCGGCCGAGTACCGCGCGTCCGTCCTGCCTGCTTCGGCGGCCAAGGTGGCCATCGAGGCCGGTGTGCCTTACGGCTGGCGGGACTACGTCGGCGCGAACGGCGAGATCGTCGGCATCGACCACTTCGGTGAGTCGGCGGCCGGGGACCGGCTTTTCGCCAAGTACGGCTTCACCGCCGAGAACGTCGTGGCCAAGGCCGAACTCGCTCTGGCTCGGCTCGGCTGA
- a CDS encoding DHA2 family efflux MFS transporter permease subunit, with product MTSASTNATSEELSALAPTPPVAPGPTATDRLPATTKTVLAVLMTGAFVVILNETAMNVALSRIMRDLAVTERTAQWLTTGFMLTMAVVIPISGWLIQRLSTRGVFTLAMSLFATGTALAAVSPTFPLLLLGRVVQASGTAVMMPLLMTTVMELVPLHLRGRVMGTISLVIATAPAVGPTLSGVVLQFLSWRFVFAVVLPIAVTILVIGRRVVPNLDEPRKVRLDVLSIPLAALGFGGLVYGLSLVGNPMVPDWELSAVLAAGALSLGAFLLRQLILQRNDRALLDLRTFRAPAFTVAIAVMAVVMMVLFGSIIATPLVLQQVLHLEPLTVGLLLLPGGLMMGLLGPVVGRLYDRVGPRLLVVPGAIVVGGAFAIYATISTATQWWQLLAANLLLSLGLAFMMTPLFTTAMGALPHHLYSYGSAMIGTVQQVAGAAGTALFVTIMSTVGGRAAASGELAEAALATGARTAFLVVGLVWLLAVVGGLFLSRAQPVLPAAPEPQPVG from the coding sequence ATGACCTCCGCCTCAACCAATGCCACCAGCGAAGAGCTGTCGGCCCTCGCTCCCACTCCGCCGGTAGCACCCGGCCCGACCGCAACGGACCGGCTGCCGGCGACCACCAAGACCGTCCTGGCCGTGCTGATGACCGGTGCCTTCGTGGTGATCCTCAACGAGACCGCCATGAACGTCGCCCTGTCCCGGATCATGCGGGACCTTGCCGTGACCGAGCGAACCGCGCAGTGGCTGACCACCGGCTTCATGCTGACCATGGCCGTGGTGATCCCGATCAGCGGCTGGCTGATCCAGCGGCTGTCCACCCGCGGAGTCTTCACCCTGGCCATGTCGCTGTTCGCGACCGGCACCGCGCTGGCGGCGGTCTCCCCCACGTTCCCGCTGCTGTTGCTGGGCCGGGTGGTCCAGGCCAGCGGCACCGCGGTGATGATGCCACTGCTGATGACCACCGTGATGGAGTTGGTACCTCTGCACTTGCGCGGACGGGTGATGGGCACGATCAGCCTGGTGATCGCCACGGCTCCGGCGGTCGGCCCGACGCTGTCCGGAGTGGTGCTGCAGTTCCTCAGCTGGCGCTTCGTCTTCGCCGTGGTGCTGCCGATCGCGGTGACCATCCTGGTGATCGGTCGACGGGTCGTCCCCAACCTCGACGAGCCCCGCAAGGTCCGCCTCGACGTGTTGAGCATCCCGCTGGCCGCACTCGGCTTCGGCGGCCTGGTGTACGGGCTCAGCCTGGTCGGCAACCCGATGGTGCCCGACTGGGAGCTGTCGGCGGTACTGGCGGCCGGAGCGCTCAGCCTGGGCGCCTTCCTGCTGCGCCAGCTGATCCTGCAACGCAACGACCGGGCCCTGCTCGACCTTCGGACTTTCCGGGCACCCGCCTTCACCGTGGCCATCGCCGTGATGGCCGTGGTGATGATGGTGCTCTTCGGCTCGATCATCGCCACCCCGCTGGTTCTCCAGCAGGTGCTGCACCTGGAACCGCTCACGGTCGGCCTGCTGCTGCTCCCGGGCGGGCTGATGATGGGCCTGCTCGGCCCGGTGGTCGGCCGGCTCTACGACCGGGTCGGACCGCGCCTCCTGGTGGTGCCCGGCGCCATCGTCGTCGGCGGCGCCTTCGCGATCTACGCCACCATCTCCACCGCCACCCAGTGGTGGCAACTGCTGGCCGCCAACCTCCTGCTCAGCCTGGGCCTGGCGTTCATGATGACGCCGCTGTTCACCACCGCCATGGGGGCACTGCCGCATCACCTGTACAGCTACGGCTCGGCCATGATCGGCACCGTGCAGCAGGTCGCCGGTGCGGCCGGGACGGCACTGTTCGTCACCATCATGTCGACTGTGGGCGGCCGAGCCGCCGCCTCCGGTGAGCTGGCCGAGGCCGCACTGGCCACCGGTGCTCGCACGGCGTTCCTGGTGGTCGGACTGGTCTGGTTGCTCGCCGTTGTCGGCGGGCTGTTCTTGAGCCGAGCGCAGCCGGTGCTGCCGGCTGCACCCGAGCCACAGCCGGTCGGCTAG
- the pulA gene encoding pullulanase-type alpha-1,6-glucosidase codes for MFRPVVDLPGLSDAPGHWLAPDLIAWPVALPPGHSPAALDWRLHWSAEAGIDPRASEPLPWRSCALRFDPAGLPPEVSRGFPHLRQYLALRVPPAVVAELDEILRCQVVLSVHEGSGRLQAAGHLQLPGVLDRRFAAAATAALGPTWTDGRPTLRVWAPTAREVTLLRWPGSLHEQPERRAMVPDADGCWAIDGDPDWRGDRYKFEVLVYVPEHRRLVANQVTDPYSVALTVNSTHSVLVDLTEPELAPPQWSSTPGPRLEHRVDQVIYELHLRDFSISDDTVPKELRGSYLAPTVDSAGMAHLRRLADAGLNTIQLLPIFDNATVEEHPERQLRPAKAALRQFAPDSPEQQRRIAEAGGRSGFGWGYDPWHFFAPEGSFSSTLDSADGAGRIWECRSMVGAFHAAGLRVVIDQVFNHTASAGQDRSSVLDRIVPGYYHRLDAAGVVETSTCCPNVATEHRMAEKLMVDACVLWVRQYRVDGFRFDLMGHHSRDNLLAVRAALDALTLEADGVDGTAITLHGEGWDFGEVAGNARFVQAKQGTLGGTGIATFSDRLRNAVRGGSVWDRDPRGQGFGSGLLTADNASGVNGDHGAQAERLAYDTDLIQLGLAGTLRSFRFGSNSRHAEVAGAELVFEERPAGYAEQPDEVISYVDAHDNETLFDALTLKLHPATPMAARVRLNTICLALATLGQSPVMWHAGTDLLRSKSLDRNSYNSGDWFNFLDFSMRDNGFAAGLPPERENAASWDVLAPLLANPRLKPRPADIANAHAAALDVLRLRSSTRLFRLGSAAQIQAKVSFPAANSWHQVPGVIVMLIDDATDPVDPRWSGVLAVFNATGWTIHQTLERDLTGFELHPVQVRGSDPVVTGSRIGADWIRVPARTVAVFVRPRPGA; via the coding sequence TCGCCTGGCCGGTGGCGCTGCCGCCGGGCCACTCGCCGGCTGCCCTGGACTGGCGCTTGCATTGGTCGGCCGAGGCCGGGATCGACCCACGGGCCAGCGAGCCGTTGCCGTGGCGCAGCTGCGCGCTGCGCTTCGATCCGGCCGGGCTGCCGCCTGAAGTGAGCCGAGGTTTTCCGCATCTTCGTCAGTACCTGGCCCTGCGGGTGCCGCCGGCCGTGGTGGCCGAGCTGGACGAGATCCTGCGCTGCCAGGTGGTGCTCAGCGTCCACGAAGGCTCCGGACGCCTGCAGGCTGCCGGCCATCTGCAACTGCCCGGAGTGCTCGATCGGCGCTTCGCGGCGGCGGCCACTGCCGCGCTGGGCCCGACCTGGACCGACGGACGCCCGACGCTGCGCGTCTGGGCGCCGACCGCTCGTGAGGTGACCCTGCTGCGCTGGCCGGGCTCCCTGCACGAGCAGCCCGAGCGTCGGGCAATGGTCCCGGACGCGGACGGCTGCTGGGCGATCGACGGCGATCCGGACTGGCGCGGCGACCGGTACAAGTTCGAGGTGCTGGTCTACGTCCCCGAGCATCGTCGGCTGGTGGCCAACCAGGTCACCGATCCGTACTCGGTGGCCCTCACCGTCAACTCCACCCACTCGGTGTTGGTCGATCTGACCGAGCCCGAACTGGCCCCGCCGCAATGGTCCAGCACCCCGGGTCCTCGCCTTGAACACCGGGTCGACCAGGTCATTTACGAGCTCCACCTGCGCGACTTCTCGATCAGCGACGACACCGTCCCGAAGGAGCTGCGGGGCAGCTATCTGGCCCCCACCGTGGACAGTGCCGGGATGGCCCACCTGCGCCGGCTGGCCGATGCCGGCCTGAACACGATCCAGCTGCTGCCGATCTTCGACAACGCCACCGTCGAGGAGCATCCCGAGCGCCAGCTTCGTCCGGCGAAGGCCGCGCTGCGCCAGTTCGCGCCGGACAGCCCCGAGCAGCAGCGCCGGATCGCCGAGGCCGGCGGACGCAGTGGTTTCGGTTGGGGCTACGACCCCTGGCACTTCTTCGCTCCCGAAGGCTCGTTCTCCTCGACCCTGGACAGCGCGGACGGGGCCGGCCGGATCTGGGAGTGCCGCTCGATGGTCGGCGCCTTCCATGCGGCCGGGTTGCGGGTGGTCATCGATCAGGTGTTCAACCACACCGCCTCGGCCGGCCAGGATCGCTCCAGCGTGCTGGATCGGATCGTCCCGGGTTACTACCACCGCCTGGACGCAGCCGGGGTGGTGGAGACCTCCACCTGTTGCCCGAATGTGGCCACCGAGCATCGGATGGCCGAGAAGCTGATGGTCGACGCCTGCGTTCTGTGGGTCCGGCAGTACCGGGTGGACGGCTTCCGCTTCGACCTGATGGGCCACCACAGCCGGGACAACCTGCTGGCTGTTCGGGCCGCGCTGGACGCACTCACCCTCGAGGCCGACGGCGTGGACGGCACCGCGATCACCTTGCATGGCGAGGGCTGGGACTTTGGCGAGGTGGCCGGCAATGCCCGCTTCGTCCAGGCCAAGCAGGGCACCCTGGGCGGTACCGGGATCGCCACCTTCTCCGATCGGCTGCGCAATGCCGTCCGGGGCGGCTCGGTCTGGGATCGGGATCCGCGAGGACAGGGCTTCGGCTCGGGTCTGCTGACCGCCGACAATGCGTCCGGGGTGAACGGCGACCACGGCGCCCAAGCCGAGCGCTTGGCCTACGACACCGACCTGATCCAGCTCGGCCTGGCCGGCACGCTGCGCAGCTTCCGGTTCGGCTCGAACTCCCGGCACGCCGAGGTGGCCGGCGCCGAGCTCGTCTTCGAAGAACGTCCGGCCGGCTACGCCGAGCAGCCCGATGAAGTGATCAGCTACGTCGATGCCCACGACAACGAGACCCTGTTCGACGCGCTCACGCTCAAGCTGCACCCGGCCACCCCGATGGCCGCCCGGGTGCGCTTGAACACGATCTGCCTGGCCCTGGCCACCCTGGGCCAGAGCCCGGTGATGTGGCATGCCGGCACCGACCTGCTGCGCAGCAAGAGCCTGGACCGCAACTCCTACAACTCCGGCGACTGGTTCAACTTCCTGGACTTCTCGATGCGTGACAACGGCTTCGCGGCCGGTCTGCCGCCGGAGCGGGAGAACGCGGCCAGCTGGGACGTACTGGCGCCGCTGCTGGCCAACCCGCGGCTCAAGCCGCGTCCGGCCGACATCGCCAATGCGCATGCGGCCGCCCTGGACGTGCTGCGGCTGCGCTCTTCGACCCGGCTGTTCCGGCTCGGCTCAGCGGCTCAGATCCAGGCCAAGGTGAGTTTCCCGGCAGCCAACAGCTGGCATCAGGTGCCGGGGGTGATCGTGATGCTGATCGACGACGCCACCGATCCGGTCGATCCGCGCTGGTCCGGCGTGCTGGCCGTCTTCAACGCGACCGGCTGGACGATCCATCAGACCCTCGAGCGGGATCTGACCGGCTTCGAACTGCACCCGGTCCAGGTCCGCGGCAGCGACCCGGTGGTCACCGGCAGCCGGATCGGTGCCGACTGGATCCGGGTCCCGGCCCGGACCGTGGCGGTCTTCGTCCGTCCGCGCCCAGGGGCCTAG